A genome region from Myxocyprinus asiaticus isolate MX2 ecotype Aquarium Trade chromosome 12, UBuf_Myxa_2, whole genome shotgun sequence includes the following:
- the LOC127449576 gene encoding transcription factor AP-2 gamma-like isoform X1, whose translation MHSACDLSIHCFTVGTEQRPKQMSLLERLDWRQERHDVSSNGSSRLPHIPAVSQHLYSPPPSLSHSASSDFQPPYFPPPYQPLSYAQSSDPYSHLGDPFNINSIHQSTASNQQQSWPGRQGQEAIGTHGRSGLASPILGLEGGSSGMRRDGFRRPELLPPHMHGIDSLGDHIGLHELGHGLDDVQHEGDHSIVIPDHTVIKKVSLPKGNAFGIPFQKEPLLGMVSNPTEVFCSVPGRLSLLSSTSKYKVTVAEVQRRLSPPECLNASLLGGVLRRAKSKNGGRSLREKLDKIGLNLPAGRRKAANVTLLTALVEGEAVHLARDFGYVCETEFPAKAIAEYLGRPHMERNEINSRKTMLLAAKQICKEFTDLLTQDRSPLGNSRPAPILEPGIQSCLTHFSLITHGFGSPAICAAMTSLQNYLNEALKQVDKMYVSSTGDSSQTSSDGTNKVDKMDKHRK comes from the exons ATGCACAGCGCCTGTGATCTGAGCATTCACTGCTTCACGGTGGGGACTGAACAGAGACCAAAGCAGATGTCGTTACTGGAGAGGCTAGATTGGCGG CAGGAAAGACATGACGTTAGCAGTAATGGAAGCTCCAGGTTACCACACATTCCCGCGGTGAGCCAGCACCTTTACAGCCCGCCACCGTCACTCTCGCATTCTGCCAGCTCGGACTTCCAACCACCGTACTTCCCTCCCCCTTACCAGCCCCTATCATACGCTCAATCCAGTGACCCGTACTCTCACCTGGGTGACCCGTTTAATATCAACTCAATACACCAATCTACAGCATCTAACCAGCAGCAGTCATGGCCCGGACGGCAAGGACAAGAAGCAATTGGGACCCACGGCCGCAGTGGACTCGCCAGCCCAATTCTGGGCCTGGAAGGGGGCTCGTCTGGGATGCGTCGGGACGGCTTTAGGAGACCAGAGCTACTGCCACCGCACATGCACGGCATTGATTCGCTAGGCGATCACATTGGATTGCACGAGTTAGGCCACGGATTGGACGACGTTCAG CACGAAGGTGATCACAGTATTGTAATTCCTGATCATACTGTCATCAAAAAAG TGTCCCTGCCGAAGGGAAATGCATTTGGAATTCCCTTCCAGAAGGAGCCTCTTCTGGGAATGGTGTCGAACCCCACAGAGGTGTTCTGTTCAGTGCCGGGTCGTCTCTCTCTTCTGAGTTCCACTTCAAAGTACAAAGTGACGGTAGCAGAAGTCCAGAGACGCTTGTCTCCACCGGAGTGTTTAAACGCCTCCCTGCTTGGTGGGGTATTACGCAG GGCAAAGTCGAAGAACGGTGGACGATCGCTGAGGGAAAAACTGGATAAAATTGGACTAAACCTGCCGGCGGGTCGCAGAAAGGCTGCTAACGTCACCTTACTAACAGCCCTGGTTGAAG GTGAGGCCGTACACCTGGCAAGAGATTTTGGGTATGTCTGCGAGACTGAGTTTCCCGCAAAAGCCATCGCGGAGTACCTCGGTCGACCACACATGGAACGCAATGAGATCAACTCTCGTAAAACCATGCTCCTGGCAGCCAA GCAAATCTGTAAGGAGTTTACCGACTTGCTGACTCAGGATCGATCACCATTGGGAAACTCTCGGCCGGCTCCCATTCTCGAACCAGGGATCCAAAGCTGCCTGACTCACTTCAGTCTCATCACCCACGGTTTCGGCTCTCCAGCTATCTGTGCGGCAATGACCTCGCTGCAGAACTACCTCAACGAGGCGCTGAAGCAGGTGGATAAAATGTATGTGAGTTCGACCGGAGATTCCTCACAGACGTCTTCCGATGGCACCAACAAAGTAGACAAGATGGACAAACACAGAAAGTGA
- the LOC127449579 gene encoding beta-1,3-galactosyl-O-glycosyl-glycoprotein beta-1,6-N-acetylglucosaminyltransferase 7-like — protein sequence MVQLESTKCSFLLCLGICILICFTIYLKVKVSNVPQAIGPPNVMSCPPLPDNCPILPSPSPGFKWQRNNCKEISSVNKPEVNCTRLRSELHFIMMPLSKEEKEFPLAFIITIHKELETFVRLLRAIYAPQNVYCVHIDAKAPEEYKKSVQNLVRCFPNVFLPSVSERVTYAGFSRLKADINCMKDLVRSPIKWRRVINLCGQDFPIQSNLELVRYMHSSEWKDRNMTPGVKQPPTMQHRTEFQYEEVKDSHVARKSKGAKKGPPPHNLTIYFGTAYYSLTRQFVEYALSSPVAQDLLKWSKDTFSPDEHYWVTLNHLEEAPGSFIKGGWEGNIRAIKWRDQEGTAHQGCEGRYVRDICIFGIGDLPWVVNKDSMFANKFETASFLEALDCLELWHRNKLLQQAKVPIQPSWHLAKVVSVNSRSLNVKTVLDQLSPH from the exons ATGGTCCAGCTTGAGAGCACCAAGTGCAGTTTTCTCCTTTGCCTTGGAATCTGCATCCTAATCTGTTTCACCATCTACCTGAAAGTCAAAGTATCCAATGTCCCTCAAGCTATTGGCCCTCCAAATGTCATGAGCTGCCCACCCCTGCCCGACAACTGTCCAATTCTTCCGTCGCCATCTCCTGGGTTTAAATGGCAGCGAAATAACTGTAAGGAGATCAGCAGTGTCAACAAACCCGAAGTGAACTGCACTCGATTGCGGTCAGAACTTCACTTCATTATGATGCCACTGAGCAAAGAGGAAAAAGAGTTTcctttggctttcatcatcaccATACACAAGGAGCTAGAAACATTTGTGAGGCTCCTGAGAGCGATCTATGCACCTCAGAACGTCTACTGCGTTCATATTGACGCTAAAGCACCAGAAGAATACAAGAAAAGTGTCCAGAACTTGGTAAGATGCTTCCCAAATGTCTTCTTGCCATCTGTCAGCGAAAGGGTGACCTACGCTGGCTTCTCCCGTCTTAAGGCTGACATCAACTGCATGAAGGACCTGGTAAGATCTCCAATAAAATGGAGAAGAGTTATAAACTTGTGTGGCCAGGACTTCCCCATCCAAAGCAACCTGGAGTTGGTCCGGTACATGCACAGCTCTGAATGGAAAGACCGGAATATGACACCCGGAGTCAAGCAGCCGCCAACTATGCAGCATAGGACTGAGTTTCAGTACGAAGAGGTAAAAGACTCCCATGTGGCACGAAAGAGCAAGGGTGCAAAGAAGGGACCTCCTCCACACAACTTGACTATCTACTTTGGGACTGCTTATTACTCCTTGACAAGACAGTTTGTGGAATATGCGCTCAGCAGTCCGGTGGCCCAAGACTTGCTGAAGTGGTCTAAAGATACCTTCAGCCCTGATGAACATTACTGGGTAACATTAAATCATTTGGAGG AAGCACCCGGCAGTTTCATCAAAGGCGGGTGGGAAGGCAATATTCGTGCAATCAAATGGAGGGACCAAGAGGGAACTGCACACCAAGGCTGTGAAG GACGATACGTCAGGGATATCTGCATCTTCGGGATTGGGGATTTACCATGGGTTGTTAACAAAGACAGCATGTTTGCGAATAAATTCGAGACTGCAAGCTTCCTCGAAGCTTTGGATTGCCTGGAACTGTGGCACAGGAATAAACTTCTCCAACAAGCCAAAGTTCCCATTCAGCCATCATGGCATCTTGCAAAAGTGGTCAGTGTAAACAGCCGGAGTTTGAACGTAAAGACTGTTTTGGACCAATTATCGCCACATTGA
- the LOC127449576 gene encoding transcription factor AP-2 gamma-like isoform X3 produces the protein MLWKLADNVKYEDDCEERHDVSSNGSSRLPHIPAVSQHLYSPPPSLSHSASSDFQPPYFPPPYQPLSYAQSSDPYSHLGDPFNINSIHQSTASNQQQSWPGRQGQEAIGTHGRSGLASPILGLEGGSSGMRRDGFRRPELLPPHMHGIDSLGDHIGLHELGHGLDDVQHEGDHSIVIPDHTVIKKVSLPKGNAFGIPFQKEPLLGMVSNPTEVFCSVPGRLSLLSSTSKYKVTVAEVQRRLSPPECLNASLLGGVLRRAKSKNGGRSLREKLDKIGLNLPAGRRKAANVTLLTALVEGEAVHLARDFGYVCETEFPAKAIAEYLGRPHMERNEINSRKTMLLAAKQICKEFTDLLTQDRSPLGNSRPAPILEPGIQSCLTHFSLITHGFGSPAICAAMTSLQNYLNEALKQVDKMYVSSTGDSSQTSSDGTNKVDKMDKHRK, from the exons ATGTTGTGGAAATTAGCAGATAACGTGAAATATGAAGATGACTGCGAG GAAAGACATGACGTTAGCAGTAATGGAAGCTCCAGGTTACCACACATTCCCGCGGTGAGCCAGCACCTTTACAGCCCGCCACCGTCACTCTCGCATTCTGCCAGCTCGGACTTCCAACCACCGTACTTCCCTCCCCCTTACCAGCCCCTATCATACGCTCAATCCAGTGACCCGTACTCTCACCTGGGTGACCCGTTTAATATCAACTCAATACACCAATCTACAGCATCTAACCAGCAGCAGTCATGGCCCGGACGGCAAGGACAAGAAGCAATTGGGACCCACGGCCGCAGTGGACTCGCCAGCCCAATTCTGGGCCTGGAAGGGGGCTCGTCTGGGATGCGTCGGGACGGCTTTAGGAGACCAGAGCTACTGCCACCGCACATGCACGGCATTGATTCGCTAGGCGATCACATTGGATTGCACGAGTTAGGCCACGGATTGGACGACGTTCAG CACGAAGGTGATCACAGTATTGTAATTCCTGATCATACTGTCATCAAAAAAG TGTCCCTGCCGAAGGGAAATGCATTTGGAATTCCCTTCCAGAAGGAGCCTCTTCTGGGAATGGTGTCGAACCCCACAGAGGTGTTCTGTTCAGTGCCGGGTCGTCTCTCTCTTCTGAGTTCCACTTCAAAGTACAAAGTGACGGTAGCAGAAGTCCAGAGACGCTTGTCTCCACCGGAGTGTTTAAACGCCTCCCTGCTTGGTGGGGTATTACGCAG GGCAAAGTCGAAGAACGGTGGACGATCGCTGAGGGAAAAACTGGATAAAATTGGACTAAACCTGCCGGCGGGTCGCAGAAAGGCTGCTAACGTCACCTTACTAACAGCCCTGGTTGAAG GTGAGGCCGTACACCTGGCAAGAGATTTTGGGTATGTCTGCGAGACTGAGTTTCCCGCAAAAGCCATCGCGGAGTACCTCGGTCGACCACACATGGAACGCAATGAGATCAACTCTCGTAAAACCATGCTCCTGGCAGCCAA GCAAATCTGTAAGGAGTTTACCGACTTGCTGACTCAGGATCGATCACCATTGGGAAACTCTCGGCCGGCTCCCATTCTCGAACCAGGGATCCAAAGCTGCCTGACTCACTTCAGTCTCATCACCCACGGTTTCGGCTCTCCAGCTATCTGTGCGGCAATGACCTCGCTGCAGAACTACCTCAACGAGGCGCTGAAGCAGGTGGATAAAATGTATGTGAGTTCGACCGGAGATTCCTCACAGACGTCTTCCGATGGCACCAACAAAGTAGACAAGATGGACAAACACAGAAAGTGA
- the LOC127449576 gene encoding transcription factor AP-2 gamma-like isoform X2 produces the protein MLWKLADNVKYEDDCEQERHDVSSNGSSRLPHIPAVSQHLYSPPPSLSHSASSDFQPPYFPPPYQPLSYAQSSDPYSHLGDPFNINSIHQSTASNQQQSWPGRQGQEAIGTHGRSGLASPILGLEGGSSGMRRDGFRRPELLPPHMHGIDSLGDHIGLHELGHGLDDVQHEGDHSIVIPDHTVIKKVSLPKGNAFGIPFQKEPLLGMVSNPTEVFCSVPGRLSLLSSTSKYKVTVAEVQRRLSPPECLNASLLGGVLRRAKSKNGGRSLREKLDKIGLNLPAGRRKAANVTLLTALVEGEAVHLARDFGYVCETEFPAKAIAEYLGRPHMERNEINSRKTMLLAAKQICKEFTDLLTQDRSPLGNSRPAPILEPGIQSCLTHFSLITHGFGSPAICAAMTSLQNYLNEALKQVDKMYVSSTGDSSQTSSDGTNKVDKMDKHRK, from the exons ATGTTGTGGAAATTAGCAGATAACGTGAAATATGAAGATGACTGCGAG CAGGAAAGACATGACGTTAGCAGTAATGGAAGCTCCAGGTTACCACACATTCCCGCGGTGAGCCAGCACCTTTACAGCCCGCCACCGTCACTCTCGCATTCTGCCAGCTCGGACTTCCAACCACCGTACTTCCCTCCCCCTTACCAGCCCCTATCATACGCTCAATCCAGTGACCCGTACTCTCACCTGGGTGACCCGTTTAATATCAACTCAATACACCAATCTACAGCATCTAACCAGCAGCAGTCATGGCCCGGACGGCAAGGACAAGAAGCAATTGGGACCCACGGCCGCAGTGGACTCGCCAGCCCAATTCTGGGCCTGGAAGGGGGCTCGTCTGGGATGCGTCGGGACGGCTTTAGGAGACCAGAGCTACTGCCACCGCACATGCACGGCATTGATTCGCTAGGCGATCACATTGGATTGCACGAGTTAGGCCACGGATTGGACGACGTTCAG CACGAAGGTGATCACAGTATTGTAATTCCTGATCATACTGTCATCAAAAAAG TGTCCCTGCCGAAGGGAAATGCATTTGGAATTCCCTTCCAGAAGGAGCCTCTTCTGGGAATGGTGTCGAACCCCACAGAGGTGTTCTGTTCAGTGCCGGGTCGTCTCTCTCTTCTGAGTTCCACTTCAAAGTACAAAGTGACGGTAGCAGAAGTCCAGAGACGCTTGTCTCCACCGGAGTGTTTAAACGCCTCCCTGCTTGGTGGGGTATTACGCAG GGCAAAGTCGAAGAACGGTGGACGATCGCTGAGGGAAAAACTGGATAAAATTGGACTAAACCTGCCGGCGGGTCGCAGAAAGGCTGCTAACGTCACCTTACTAACAGCCCTGGTTGAAG GTGAGGCCGTACACCTGGCAAGAGATTTTGGGTATGTCTGCGAGACTGAGTTTCCCGCAAAAGCCATCGCGGAGTACCTCGGTCGACCACACATGGAACGCAATGAGATCAACTCTCGTAAAACCATGCTCCTGGCAGCCAA GCAAATCTGTAAGGAGTTTACCGACTTGCTGACTCAGGATCGATCACCATTGGGAAACTCTCGGCCGGCTCCCATTCTCGAACCAGGGATCCAAAGCTGCCTGACTCACTTCAGTCTCATCACCCACGGTTTCGGCTCTCCAGCTATCTGTGCGGCAATGACCTCGCTGCAGAACTACCTCAACGAGGCGCTGAAGCAGGTGGATAAAATGTATGTGAGTTCGACCGGAGATTCCTCACAGACGTCTTCCGATGGCACCAACAAAGTAGACAAGATGGACAAACACAGAAAGTGA
- the LOC127449576 gene encoding transcription factor AP-2 gamma-like isoform X4: protein MSLLERLDWRERHDVSSNGSSRLPHIPAVSQHLYSPPPSLSHSASSDFQPPYFPPPYQPLSYAQSSDPYSHLGDPFNINSIHQSTASNQQQSWPGRQGQEAIGTHGRSGLASPILGLEGGSSGMRRDGFRRPELLPPHMHGIDSLGDHIGLHELGHGLDDVQHEGDHSIVIPDHTVIKKVSLPKGNAFGIPFQKEPLLGMVSNPTEVFCSVPGRLSLLSSTSKYKVTVAEVQRRLSPPECLNASLLGGVLRRAKSKNGGRSLREKLDKIGLNLPAGRRKAANVTLLTALVEGEAVHLARDFGYVCETEFPAKAIAEYLGRPHMERNEINSRKTMLLAAKQICKEFTDLLTQDRSPLGNSRPAPILEPGIQSCLTHFSLITHGFGSPAICAAMTSLQNYLNEALKQVDKMYVSSTGDSSQTSSDGTNKVDKMDKHRK, encoded by the exons ATGTCGTTACTGGAGAGGCTAGATTGGCGG GAAAGACATGACGTTAGCAGTAATGGAAGCTCCAGGTTACCACACATTCCCGCGGTGAGCCAGCACCTTTACAGCCCGCCACCGTCACTCTCGCATTCTGCCAGCTCGGACTTCCAACCACCGTACTTCCCTCCCCCTTACCAGCCCCTATCATACGCTCAATCCAGTGACCCGTACTCTCACCTGGGTGACCCGTTTAATATCAACTCAATACACCAATCTACAGCATCTAACCAGCAGCAGTCATGGCCCGGACGGCAAGGACAAGAAGCAATTGGGACCCACGGCCGCAGTGGACTCGCCAGCCCAATTCTGGGCCTGGAAGGGGGCTCGTCTGGGATGCGTCGGGACGGCTTTAGGAGACCAGAGCTACTGCCACCGCACATGCACGGCATTGATTCGCTAGGCGATCACATTGGATTGCACGAGTTAGGCCACGGATTGGACGACGTTCAG CACGAAGGTGATCACAGTATTGTAATTCCTGATCATACTGTCATCAAAAAAG TGTCCCTGCCGAAGGGAAATGCATTTGGAATTCCCTTCCAGAAGGAGCCTCTTCTGGGAATGGTGTCGAACCCCACAGAGGTGTTCTGTTCAGTGCCGGGTCGTCTCTCTCTTCTGAGTTCCACTTCAAAGTACAAAGTGACGGTAGCAGAAGTCCAGAGACGCTTGTCTCCACCGGAGTGTTTAAACGCCTCCCTGCTTGGTGGGGTATTACGCAG GGCAAAGTCGAAGAACGGTGGACGATCGCTGAGGGAAAAACTGGATAAAATTGGACTAAACCTGCCGGCGGGTCGCAGAAAGGCTGCTAACGTCACCTTACTAACAGCCCTGGTTGAAG GTGAGGCCGTACACCTGGCAAGAGATTTTGGGTATGTCTGCGAGACTGAGTTTCCCGCAAAAGCCATCGCGGAGTACCTCGGTCGACCACACATGGAACGCAATGAGATCAACTCTCGTAAAACCATGCTCCTGGCAGCCAA GCAAATCTGTAAGGAGTTTACCGACTTGCTGACTCAGGATCGATCACCATTGGGAAACTCTCGGCCGGCTCCCATTCTCGAACCAGGGATCCAAAGCTGCCTGACTCACTTCAGTCTCATCACCCACGGTTTCGGCTCTCCAGCTATCTGTGCGGCAATGACCTCGCTGCAGAACTACCTCAACGAGGCGCTGAAGCAGGTGGATAAAATGTATGTGAGTTCGACCGGAGATTCCTCACAGACGTCTTCCGATGGCACCAACAAAGTAGACAAGATGGACAAACACAGAAAGTGA